The following are from one region of the Veillonella nakazawae genome:
- a CDS encoding ABC transporter permease, with protein MYKESFLMAWASLIANKMRSILTMLGIIIGVAAVIALVSIGNGVKQDIQNSISSLGSNLLMVMPGAPRTPGVRPSAGSMKSLKVSDYEAISKLDGVRAASPMTNGSYVVIYQNKNWTTSVSGVSYNYLDVNNWSMKSGRFLSEKNVQNRERVAVVGKTVVKNLFGDEDPVGAEIRVKNIPFRIIGVLNSKGSGAMGNDQDDMVIIPYTTAMERVEGVDYLRMIYVVGKDENGIDRLQSDIENLLRVRHGIKDTNLDDFNIQNMNSIMETMEETTGTLTLFLGAVAAISLVVGGIGIMNIMLVSVTERTREIGVRKALGATYSVIVTQFLIEAVVISLMGGIIGIALGIGASKLIGMASGMSTVISIPTIVMSFAFSMAIGLIFGIYPARKAAKLNPIDALHYE; from the coding sequence ATGTATAAAGAGAGTTTCTTAATGGCATGGGCATCCCTCATTGCTAATAAAATGCGTTCCATTTTAACCATGTTAGGCATCATCATCGGTGTAGCTGCCGTAATTGCCTTAGTATCTATTGGTAATGGTGTAAAGCAAGATATTCAAAACTCCATCTCTAGCTTAGGATCTAATCTATTGATGGTTATGCCTGGTGCACCGCGCACACCAGGGGTTCGACCTTCTGCAGGTTCTATGAAGTCTTTAAAGGTTTCTGATTACGAAGCGATTTCAAAATTGGATGGTGTAAGAGCTGCCAGTCCGATGACAAATGGTTCGTATGTAGTAATTTATCAAAATAAAAACTGGACCACTTCTGTATCTGGTGTTAGTTATAATTATTTAGATGTAAACAATTGGTCTATGAAATCTGGTCGCTTCTTATCTGAAAAGAATGTACAGAATCGTGAACGTGTGGCAGTAGTAGGTAAAACAGTTGTTAAAAATCTATTTGGTGATGAAGATCCAGTAGGTGCAGAAATTCGTGTTAAAAATATTCCGTTCCGTATCATTGGTGTCCTTAATAGTAAGGGCAGTGGTGCTATGGGTAATGACCAAGATGATATGGTTATTATCCCGTATACTACAGCCATGGAACGGGTAGAAGGTGTTGATTATCTTCGAATGATCTACGTAGTAGGTAAGGATGAAAACGGTATCGATCGATTACAATCCGATATTGAAAACCTGTTGCGCGTACGTCATGGAATCAAGGATACTAATCTAGATGATTTCAATATTCAGAACATGAACTCCATCATGGAAACTATGGAGGAAACTACAGGAACATTAACATTATTCCTTGGCGCCGTAGCTGCTATCTCTCTCGTTGTTGGTGGTATCGGCATTATGAATATTATGCTCGTATCAGTAACAGAACGGACAAGAGAAATTGGGGTGCGTAAGGCTTTAGGTGCAACTTATAGTGTTATCGTTACACAGTTCCTTATCGAGGCTGTTGTTATCAGTCTGATGGGGGGCATCATAGGTATTGCACTCGGTATAGGGGCCTCTAAGTTAATTGGTATGGCTTCAGGCATGAGTACAGTTATATCTATACCAACTATTGTAATGTCTTTTGCCTTCTCTATGGCAATTGGTTTGATCTTTGGTATTTATCCAGCTCGCAAGGCGGCAAAACTTAATCCAATTGATGCATTACATTATGAATAG
- the pheS gene encoding phenylalanine--tRNA ligase subunit alpha → MEQELQRLKAEALEAIKGAADQQALQDIRVKYLGKKGEVTALLKGLGKLSPEERPKAGALVNAVREALEAEIDAVKTRMETEELNARLEQERIDITLPGRAQKAGHIHPLTKVNEMIEDFFMKMGYTVEEGPEIEQDYFNFECLNLPKDHPARDMQDSFYITENFLLRTHTSPVQARTMQRHEPNSPIRMIAPGKVYRWDYDATHSPVFHQVEGLIIDEHITFADLKGTLESFLRHMYGDETKVRFRTSFFPFTEPSAEVDISCVMCGGEGCRVCSHTGWLEILGCGMVHPDVLRINGYDPEKVKGFAFGMGVERIAMLLYGINDLRLFFEDDVRFLEQF, encoded by the coding sequence ATGGAACAAGAATTACAACGTCTTAAGGCAGAAGCCCTTGAGGCTATCAAAGGCGCTGCTGATCAACAAGCGTTGCAAGATATACGTGTAAAATATCTAGGTAAAAAAGGTGAGGTAACAGCATTACTAAAAGGTCTTGGTAAATTATCTCCTGAAGAACGCCCTAAGGCTGGTGCTCTTGTTAATGCGGTTCGTGAAGCATTAGAGGCTGAAATTGATGCCGTTAAAACTCGTATGGAAACAGAAGAGTTAAATGCTCGCTTAGAACAAGAACGCATCGATATTACATTGCCAGGTCGTGCACAAAAAGCTGGTCATATTCATCCATTAACTAAGGTTAATGAAATGATTGAGGACTTCTTCATGAAAATGGGGTATACCGTTGAAGAGGGGCCAGAAATTGAACAGGATTACTTTAACTTCGAATGCTTAAACTTGCCTAAAGACCATCCTGCACGTGATATGCAAGATTCCTTCTATATTACAGAAAACTTCTTATTGCGTACGCATACATCTCCAGTACAAGCTCGTACAATGCAACGTCATGAGCCTAATAGCCCAATCCGTATGATTGCGCCTGGTAAGGTTTATCGTTGGGATTATGATGCAACACATTCCCCAGTATTCCATCAAGTGGAAGGTCTCATCATCGATGAGCATATTACATTTGCTGATTTGAAAGGCACATTAGAGTCCTTCTTGCGTCATATGTATGGGGATGAAACAAAAGTACGTTTCCGTACAAGCTTCTTCCCATTTACAGAACCATCTGCAGAAGTAGATATTTCCTGTGTAATGTGTGGTGGTGAAGGTTGCCGTGTATGTTCTCATACAGGTTGGCTTGAAATCTTAGGATGCGGTATGGTTCATCCTGATGTATTGCGTATTAATGGGTACGATCCTGAAAAGGTTAAAGGCTTTGCCTTTGGTATGGGCGTAGAACGTATTGCTATGCTTTTATATGGCATTAATGATTTACGTCTATTCTTTGAAGATGATGTACGATTCTTGGAACAATTTTAG
- a CDS encoding PaaI family thioesterase, giving the protein MATTLLEYFNELRNQNPFSWVKDSEITAVEPGHAEMTLQTNDTEYCNFRGDLHGAVCIGLADSVMGTACFTLGKSVSTIDLNGNYVKAVKGGTVLRGVANVEHNGKTTMVATARIYNELGELVHLARGTFFVLEEKSLPELPWRFIEEDNPDLV; this is encoded by the coding sequence ATGGCTACAACATTGTTAGAATATTTCAACGAATTACGAAATCAGAATCCATTTTCTTGGGTAAAAGATTCTGAAATTACAGCAGTTGAACCAGGTCATGCAGAAATGACCTTACAAACAAATGATACAGAGTATTGTAATTTCCGAGGAGACTTGCATGGCGCTGTTTGTATTGGTTTAGCAGATAGTGTAATGGGGACCGCTTGTTTCACATTGGGCAAATCTGTTAGCACTATTGATCTTAATGGTAACTATGTAAAAGCTGTTAAGGGTGGTACTGTATTGCGTGGTGTAGCCAATGTAGAGCATAATGGTAAAACGACTATGGTTGCTACAGCACGTATCTATAATGAATTAGGTGAACTTGTTCACTTGGCACGTGGTACATTTTTTGTACTAGAAGAGAAGTCATTACCTGAATTACCATGGCGTTTTATTGAAGAAGACAACCCTGATTTGGTATAA